In Streptomyces hawaiiensis, one genomic interval encodes:
- a CDS encoding 3-hydroxybutyryl-CoA dehydrogenase: protein MTAIRYVGVVGAGQMGRGITEVCARAGLHVTLCDVTEDRARAGLAGVADSLLKAEKRGAITADERAHALAGISVTDDLSRLSGADLVIEAAVEDERAKTALFRQLAEVVTDPAAVLASNTSSIPIARLAAAAGRPDTVVGLHFFNPVPVMPLVEIIPSLHTSKTTELRVRAFAGEILGKKTIVAQDRAGFVVNSLLIPYLLAAVRMVGSGTATAEDIDTGMTAGCAHPMGPLTLADLIGLDTVAAIGEALYEEFREPLYAPPPLLRRMVESGLLGRKSGEGFFRYRSA from the coding sequence ATGACAGCGATCAGGTACGTGGGTGTCGTCGGCGCTGGCCAGATGGGCCGGGGCATCACGGAGGTGTGCGCCCGGGCCGGACTGCACGTGACGTTGTGCGACGTGACCGAGGACCGGGCCCGGGCGGGACTGGCGGGCGTGGCGGACTCTCTGCTGAAAGCGGAGAAGCGCGGTGCCATCACAGCCGATGAACGTGCACATGCCCTGGCCGGCATCTCCGTCACGGACGACCTCTCCCGCCTGTCCGGGGCGGACCTGGTCATCGAGGCCGCCGTGGAGGACGAGCGGGCCAAGACGGCGCTGTTCCGGCAGTTGGCCGAGGTCGTGACCGACCCGGCGGCCGTACTGGCCAGCAACACCTCATCGATCCCCATCGCCCGGCTCGCCGCCGCGGCCGGACGTCCGGACACGGTGGTCGGCCTGCACTTCTTCAACCCGGTCCCGGTCATGCCGCTGGTCGAGATCATCCCCTCACTGCACACCTCGAAGACAACAGAGCTGCGCGTGCGGGCCTTCGCCGGTGAGATCCTGGGCAAGAAGACCATCGTCGCGCAGGACCGCGCCGGCTTCGTGGTGAACTCCCTGCTGATCCCCTACCTGTTGGCGGCCGTGCGCATGGTCGGCTCCGGCACGGCGACGGCGGAGGACATCGACACCGGGATGACCGCCGGGTGCGCGCACCCCATGGGGCCGCTGACCCTGGCCGACCTCATCGGACTGGACACGGTGGCGGCGATAGGCGAGGCGCTGTACGAGGAGTTTCGGGAACCGCTGTACGCCCCTCCCCCGCTGCTGCGCCGCATGGTCGAATCGGGCCTGCTGGGCCGCAAGTCGGGAGAGGGGTTCTTCCGCTACCGGTCCGCATGA
- a CDS encoding LysR substrate-binding domain-containing protein, translating into MELRWLESFVIVAEELHFARAADRLHLAPSALSAQVRALESHLGVRLIDRGRRTRPALTSAGRLFLEEARLTLAQAARAEAVGRRAGRGELGHALIAYVASAAFSGVLTDALTRCAAPGTELTVQVRELETPAQLEALACGDIDVGFLRWRPEYPPEVTATCLLTEEVVLALPATAPLAAYEAIPVAKLRDENFVAPHFDEEYGCRDQILEVADRGGFSPRCAPPVRDFIAALTLVGGGLAVALVPASLRRVQIPGVAYRPLADVALTTRLVGAYRKGETSPAVRGVIRRLREAAATATV; encoded by the coding sequence ATGGAACTACGCTGGCTGGAGTCGTTCGTCATCGTCGCGGAGGAACTGCACTTCGCGCGGGCGGCGGATCGTCTGCACCTGGCCCCGTCTGCGCTCAGCGCCCAGGTCAGGGCCCTGGAGTCGCACCTGGGCGTGCGGCTCATCGACCGCGGACGGCGCACCCGTCCGGCCCTGACCAGCGCCGGACGGCTCTTCCTCGAAGAGGCACGGCTGACCCTCGCGCAAGCCGCCCGGGCCGAGGCGGTGGGCCGGCGTGCCGGACGCGGGGAGCTGGGGCATGCGCTGATCGCGTACGTCGCCTCGGCCGCGTTCTCCGGAGTGCTGACCGACGCCCTCACCCGCTGCGCGGCCCCCGGCACCGAACTGACGGTCCAGGTGCGCGAGTTGGAGACGCCCGCCCAGTTGGAGGCGTTGGCCTGCGGGGACATCGACGTCGGCTTCCTGCGCTGGCGGCCGGAGTACCCGCCCGAAGTGACGGCCACCTGCCTGCTCACCGAGGAAGTCGTCCTGGCACTGCCGGCCACCGCGCCGCTGGCGGCGTACGAGGCGATACCGGTCGCGAAGCTGCGCGACGAGAACTTCGTCGCGCCGCACTTCGACGAGGAGTACGGCTGCCGCGACCAGATCCTCGAAGTGGCGGACCGAGGGGGGTTCAGTCCGCGGTGCGCTCCCCCCGTGCGGGACTTCATCGCGGCTCTGACGCTGGTGGGCGGCGGTCTCGCGGTGGCCCTGGTCCCCGCTTCGCTGCGCCGGGTGCAGATTCCGGGCGTGGCGTACCGTCCGCTGGCCGACGTGGCGCTGACCACCCGGCTGGTCGGTGCCTACCGCAAGGGAGAGACCTCGCCCGCGGTGCGCGGCGTGATCCGTCGACTGCGGGAGGCCGCCGCCACGGCCACCGTCTGA
- a CDS encoding alcohol dehydrogenase catalytic domain-containing protein, whose protein sequence is MLAARLHALGEPMSVDTIDVPTPRPTDVLVRVKACGIVPNMANVINNWPTWYPHQPLPKLPAIFGLDPAGVVEAVGEAVLNTKPGDRVYVSPLRSCGSCQVCRGGELSRCRYFTLNGYFSTSRDGQRIFDLYPYGGFCEFMTAPQYSIVNIPDTMTFEQAGKLGYIGTSYGALKHAAAGPGQVALIDGVTGTLGVASTLLALASGVSKVLGTGRNEELLKRVKELAPDRIEVMRLGEGSTGEWAKSRTGGEGADFVISALGAKAPVETMLDSMQGVRRGGKVVNVGGVADRLPVDVKWLMDEQVQLIGSNWFTTAQGQEVADMVATGALDLSYLITKPFPLAKVNEAISGRASDHDGGFGNYVVIP, encoded by the coding sequence ATGCTCGCTGCACGACTGCACGCGCTCGGTGAGCCGATGTCGGTGGACACGATCGACGTGCCCACGCCACGTCCGACCGACGTGCTGGTGCGAGTCAAGGCATGCGGAATCGTGCCGAACATGGCCAACGTGATCAACAACTGGCCAACCTGGTACCCGCACCAGCCCTTGCCCAAGCTGCCGGCGATCTTCGGCCTGGATCCCGCGGGCGTGGTCGAGGCGGTCGGCGAGGCGGTGCTCAACACCAAGCCGGGCGACCGCGTCTATGTCAGCCCCCTGCGGTCCTGCGGCAGCTGCCAGGTCTGCCGCGGCGGTGAGCTCAGCCGGTGCCGCTACTTCACCCTGAACGGCTACTTCAGCACCTCTCGCGACGGCCAGCGCATCTTCGACCTCTATCCCTACGGCGGCTTCTGCGAGTTCATGACCGCTCCGCAGTACTCGATCGTCAACATCCCCGACACCATGACGTTCGAGCAGGCCGGCAAACTCGGCTACATCGGCACCTCCTACGGTGCCCTCAAGCACGCCGCCGCCGGCCCCGGCCAGGTCGCGCTGATCGACGGGGTCACGGGCACGCTCGGCGTCGCCTCCACCCTCCTCGCCCTGGCCTCGGGTGTCTCCAAGGTGCTCGGGACCGGCCGCAACGAGGAACTCCTCAAGCGGGTCAAGGAGCTGGCGCCGGACCGGATCGAAGTCATGCGGCTGGGCGAGGGCTCCACCGGCGAGTGGGCCAAGTCCCGCACCGGCGGTGAGGGAGCGGACTTCGTCATCAGCGCACTCGGTGCCAAGGCCCCGGTGGAGACCATGCTCGACTCCATGCAGGGCGTCCGGCGGGGCGGCAAAGTCGTCAACGTCGGCGGCGTGGCCGACCGGCTGCCCGTGGACGTGAAGTGGCTCATGGACGAGCAGGTCCAGCTCATCGGCTCCAACTGGTTCACCACCGCGCAGGGCCAGGAGGTCGCCGACATGGTGGCGACCGGAGCCCTCGACCTGTCGTACCTGATCACCAAGCCGTTCCCGCTGGCGAAGGTCAACGAGGCGATCTCGGGGCGCGCGTCCGACCACGACGGCGGATTCGGCAACTACGTCGTGATCCCCTGA
- a CDS encoding carboxymuconolactone decarboxylase family protein produces the protein MARVPYLRREDADESLKPLYDRLETERKVPTANIFLALAGAPTQLDAFLTYANSLRAADLSPRLRELAILTVGHATRSAYEVAHHQSHGLKAGLTEKQLASVADFESSDLFDETEKAVMRLAQESTLRVDVSEETWRAAAQHLTDQQMVELSLSIAWYNSGVRIMGLLGIDLEDNYQTPFPNS, from the coding sequence ATGGCACGAGTTCCCTACCTGCGCCGCGAAGACGCGGACGAGTCGCTGAAGCCGCTGTACGACCGGCTGGAGACCGAACGCAAGGTACCGACCGCGAACATCTTCCTCGCCCTCGCGGGCGCGCCCACCCAGCTGGACGCCTTCCTGACCTACGCCAACTCACTGCGGGCAGCGGACCTCAGTCCCCGCTTGCGGGAGCTCGCGATTCTGACCGTGGGTCACGCGACCCGGTCCGCCTACGAGGTCGCACACCACCAGTCCCACGGCCTCAAGGCCGGGCTCACCGAGAAACAGCTCGCCTCGGTCGCCGACTTCGAGTCGTCCGACCTGTTCGACGAAACGGAGAAGGCGGTCATGCGCCTCGCCCAGGAGTCCACGCTCCGGGTCGACGTCTCGGAGGAGACGTGGCGTGCCGCCGCCCAGCACCTGACGGATCAGCAGATGGTCGAACTGTCGTTGTCCATCGCCTGGTACAACTCCGGTGTCCGCATCATGGGACTTCTCGGCATCGACCTTGAGGACAATTACCAGACTCCTTTCCCGAATTCGTAG
- a CDS encoding VOC family protein, protein MLPPVNLRPSFNITRSSHVRLTVADLAASRDFYVRALGLVVSDEDDRTCHLRGLAEACHHSLVLELDEEGAGACRRIGFRVFFDEDLDLAYAWFRERGLPAEWVDVPHQGRTLHVSDPIGTPLELCAHMETRPRLHIDFEQYRGAHAQRLDHFQIFAPDTYELCAFYSELGFRNSEYLEHGDKLLGAFMYRKGTCLDLAIVENAGPALHHFAYTVSESHDIFSACDWAGILGYGDGVERGPGRHGPGGMLFAYLRDPDGHRVEVFNSHYQTIDTEIEPVRWDAASLSTNARWGLPALKKWYFEASPFVGVPQIPPAEPPNPMSLERFLLEQPLP, encoded by the coding sequence ATGCTGCCACCCGTCAATCTGCGCCCGAGTTTCAACATCACCCGCTCCAGTCATGTCCGGCTCACCGTGGCCGACCTCGCCGCGAGCCGCGACTTCTACGTGCGCGCGCTGGGACTCGTCGTCAGCGACGAGGACGACCGCACCTGCCATCTGCGCGGCCTGGCCGAGGCCTGCCACCACAGCCTCGTCCTGGAGCTGGACGAAGAGGGCGCGGGCGCATGCCGGAGGATCGGATTCCGCGTGTTCTTCGACGAGGACCTCGACCTCGCCTACGCCTGGTTCCGCGAGCGGGGGCTGCCCGCCGAATGGGTCGACGTCCCCCACCAGGGCCGTACGCTGCACGTCAGCGATCCCATCGGTACGCCGCTCGAACTGTGCGCGCACATGGAGACCCGGCCGCGGCTGCACATCGACTTCGAGCAGTACAGGGGCGCCCACGCGCAGCGACTGGACCATTTCCAGATCTTCGCCCCCGACACCTACGAGCTGTGCGCGTTCTACAGCGAACTCGGCTTCCGCAACTCGGAATACCTCGAGCACGGCGACAAGCTGCTGGGCGCGTTCATGTACCGCAAGGGCACCTGCCTGGACCTCGCGATCGTCGAGAACGCCGGCCCCGCCCTGCACCACTTCGCCTACACCGTCTCCGAGAGCCACGACATCTTCAGCGCCTGCGACTGGGCGGGGATCCTCGGCTACGGCGACGGTGTGGAGCGCGGTCCGGGACGGCACGGTCCGGGCGGGATGCTCTTCGCCTACCTCCGTGACCCCGACGGCCACCGGGTGGAGGTCTTCAACAGCCACTACCAGACCATCGACACCGAGATCGAGCCGGTGCGCTGGGACGCGGCCTCGCTGAGCACCAACGCCCGCTGGGGCCTGCCTGCCCTGAAGAAGTGGTACTTCGAGGCGTCGCCCTTCGTCGGCGTGCCGCAGATCCCCCCGGCTGAGCCGCCGAATCCGATGTCACTGGAGCGGTTCCTGCTCGAACAGCCCCTCCCCTGA
- the eno gene encoding phosphopyruvate hydratase: MTDARIAQLHGRRVWDSRGRPTVEVEVRLEDGAIGRAIAPAGASTGQGEVLDLRDGGSRFGGLDVHRAVGSVNDEIAPALLALDATDQEVVDRLLVDLDGTPDRSRLGGNAIVATSMAILHAIAKSAGVPLWQHLSGGRPVRIPLPEIQIFGGGAHADRRVDVQDFMVVCPAAGSFSEALDWTAEIYLAAGSLMRRAGKAQGVADEGGFWPAFDSNEEALETLTRAIETAGFAPAAQVGISLDVAASQFGSGGRYTLALDDRTLDTAALVDMLGGWIEQYPILSVEDPVGEDDHEGMVEFTSRYGHRCQVIGDDYLVTNAKRVEAAATDGAANAVLVKPNQAGTVTEAFQALRAGKEAGFGTIVSARSGESEDVTIAHLSVGWDAGQLKVGSFTRSERMAKWNEVLRIEESLGDSAEFSGWSAFTFPGSGPSATSR; encoded by the coding sequence ATGACAGACGCGCGGATCGCCCAGCTCCACGGCCGCAGGGTGTGGGACTCACGCGGCCGGCCGACCGTCGAGGTCGAGGTCCGGCTGGAAGACGGCGCGATCGGGCGGGCCATCGCACCGGCCGGGGCGTCGACGGGCCAGGGGGAGGTTCTCGACCTGCGCGACGGTGGTTCCCGCTTCGGCGGACTGGACGTCCATCGCGCCGTCGGCTCCGTCAACGACGAGATCGCGCCCGCGCTCCTCGCCCTGGACGCGACCGACCAGGAAGTCGTCGACCGGCTCCTGGTCGATCTCGACGGGACACCCGACCGCAGCCGTCTGGGCGGCAACGCGATCGTCGCCACCTCCATGGCGATCCTGCACGCCATCGCGAAGTCGGCCGGCGTACCGCTGTGGCAGCACCTGTCGGGTGGGCGGCCGGTCCGTATCCCGCTACCGGAGATCCAGATCTTCGGCGGCGGCGCCCACGCGGACCGCCGTGTGGACGTGCAGGACTTCATGGTGGTCTGCCCCGCGGCCGGCAGTTTCTCGGAGGCCCTGGACTGGACAGCCGAGATCTACCTGGCCGCCGGCAGCCTCATGCGCCGGGCCGGCAAAGCGCAGGGCGTGGCCGACGAGGGCGGCTTCTGGCCGGCGTTCGACTCCAACGAGGAGGCCCTGGAGACGCTGACCCGGGCGATCGAGACCGCGGGATTCGCGCCCGCGGCCCAGGTCGGCATCTCGCTGGACGTCGCGGCCTCGCAGTTCGGCAGCGGCGGACGGTACACGCTGGCGCTGGACGACCGCACGCTGGACACGGCGGCGCTGGTCGACATGCTGGGCGGCTGGATCGAGCAGTACCCGATCCTGTCCGTCGAGGACCCGGTGGGTGAGGACGACCACGAGGGCATGGTGGAGTTCACCAGCCGCTACGGCCACCGCTGCCAGGTCATCGGCGACGACTACCTGGTCACCAACGCCAAGCGGGTGGAGGCGGCGGCCACCGACGGCGCGGCCAACGCCGTCCTCGTCAAGCCGAACCAGGCGGGCACGGTCACGGAGGCCTTCCAGGCCCTGCGCGCCGGAAAGGAAGCCGGCTTCGGCACCATCGTCTCGGCCCGGTCCGGCGAGAGCGAGGATGTCACCATCGCGCATCTGAGCGTCGGCTGGGACGCCGGCCAACTGAAGGTCGGCTCGTTCACACGCTCCGAGCGCATGGCCAAGTGGAACGAGGTCCTGCGCATCGAGGAGTCGCTCGGCGATTCCGCGGAATTCAGCGGCTGGTCCGCCTTCACATTCCCCGGATCCGGGCCGTCCGCGACATCTCGGTAA
- a CDS encoding NADPH-dependent FMN reductase, producing MAPEPSMAPMTLTTVVASTRPGRVGRSVADWFTARAAECDEFESHTVDLRELALPFLDEPHPPVLRQYTKSHTRAWSRIVEASDAFVFVTPEYNGSFPAPLKNAWDYLVVEWQHKPAGFVGYGGVSAGTRAVQMGKQVVANLRMLPIGPTVSVPFVGELMEEGAFRPGKIHEVAAEQMLDELVRTARVMRRLRSGTY from the coding sequence ATGGCCCCTGAGCCCTCCATGGCGCCCATGACCCTCACCACCGTCGTGGCCAGCACGCGTCCCGGACGTGTGGGCAGGTCCGTGGCGGACTGGTTCACCGCCCGGGCCGCGGAGTGCGACGAGTTCGAGTCGCACACCGTCGACCTGCGGGAACTCGCTCTGCCCTTCCTCGACGAGCCGCATCCTCCCGTGCTGCGGCAGTACACGAAGAGCCACACCCGTGCCTGGAGCCGGATCGTCGAAGCGTCGGACGCGTTCGTCTTCGTCACCCCGGAGTACAACGGGAGTTTCCCCGCCCCGCTGAAGAACGCCTGGGACTACCTGGTCGTGGAATGGCAGCACAAGCCGGCCGGGTTCGTCGGCTACGGGGGCGTCTCGGCGGGTACGCGGGCGGTGCAGATGGGCAAGCAGGTCGTGGCGAATCTCCGGATGCTGCCGATCGGTCCGACCGTGAGTGTCCCGTTCGTCGGCGAGCTCATGGAGGAAGGCGCCTTCCGGCCCGGCAAGATCCACGAGGTCGCGGCCGAGCAGATGCTCGACGAACTCGTGCGCACCGCCCGCGTCATGCGCCGGCTGCGCAGTGGAACGTACTGA
- a CDS encoding LacI family DNA-binding transcriptional regulator: MVTTKDIAERLGVSVSTVGRALADDARISEETKLRVRKTASEMGYVGNRAARMMRGASSNVVALVIPDIRNSFYSTIAHELSKNMEAEGYQLMLSETDDDRLVELRHLRELSANRVAGVIIVPTARPHNESVKLLRTLPHLQLLRRHPSLGSQWFGVDDHEALRQATAHLVALGHTRIAYLGGPEELPTGAERLRGFRTALEEAGLPDDSWRAELGPPSSVEHGRQAVRRLLRGPAAPTALVLGSIQLTLGMLEELSQQGVKVPGELSVVGFGDEPGFSWWGPGLTTIGMPIQEMATGCALWLMRRLKAKAGHDGPYTSVSPGSLILRGSTAAPGGGTPPTTG; the protein is encoded by the coding sequence GTGGTCACGACGAAGGACATCGCCGAACGCCTCGGGGTCTCCGTCTCGACGGTCGGCCGGGCGCTCGCCGACGACGCGCGGATCAGTGAGGAGACCAAGCTCCGGGTCCGGAAGACCGCTTCGGAGATGGGCTATGTCGGCAACCGCGCGGCGCGGATGATGCGGGGCGCCTCCAGCAACGTGGTCGCGCTGGTGATCCCGGACATCCGCAACAGTTTCTACTCGACCATCGCGCACGAACTGTCCAAGAACATGGAGGCCGAGGGCTACCAACTGATGCTCTCGGAGACCGACGACGACCGTCTGGTCGAGCTGCGCCACCTGCGGGAACTGTCCGCGAACCGGGTGGCCGGCGTCATCATCGTCCCCACCGCGCGCCCGCACAACGAGTCCGTCAAACTCCTGCGCACCCTGCCGCACCTGCAGCTGCTGCGTCGCCACCCCTCGCTGGGCTCCCAGTGGTTCGGCGTGGACGACCACGAGGCGTTGCGTCAGGCCACCGCTCACCTGGTGGCACTGGGCCACACCCGCATCGCGTATCTGGGCGGTCCCGAGGAACTGCCCACGGGCGCCGAGCGTCTGCGCGGCTTCCGCACCGCCCTGGAGGAGGCCGGCCTGCCGGACGACAGCTGGCGCGCGGAGCTGGGACCGCCGTCGTCCGTGGAGCATGGACGCCAGGCCGTACGCCGGCTGCTGCGGGGCCCGGCTGCGCCCACCGCACTGGTGCTGGGCTCGATCCAGCTCACCCTGGGCATGCTGGAGGAGTTGTCCCAGCAGGGCGTGAAGGTGCCGGGCGAACTGTCCGTGGTCGGGTTCGGGGACGAGCCCGGCTTCTCCTGGTGGGGCCCGGGGCTCACCACGATCGGCATGCCCATCCAGGAGATGGCGACCGGCTGCGCGCTGTGGCTGATGCGCCGGCTCAAGGCCAAGGCGGGCCATGACGGCCCGTACACATCGGTCTCCCCCGGATCCCTGATCCTGCGCGGCAGCACGGCCGCCCCCGGCGGTGGGACACCGCCCACGACCGGCTGA
- a CDS encoding fumarylacetoacetate hydrolase family protein produces MRIVRYAVGGVCHYGEFEAGDTRIARFEGDPYAGLSPTGHVDDVGDVVVLAPVERPRIFGFAYNYTSHIDETEREVPEVPVCFMKPSTAVVGPGDAIVYPADGELIHFEGELVVVIGKEARHVKPAEAHEYILGYTCGNDVSDRIIQRKESAFGTLMIGKGQDTFAPLGPVIATGLDPSELSLTTRVNGTVTQSASTADLLLAVPDIVSYLSRYLTLLPGDVIMTGTPSGVGPIRPGDEVEVEIEGIGVLRNAVVAESR; encoded by the coding sequence GTGCGGATCGTCAGATATGCCGTCGGCGGCGTGTGCCACTACGGAGAATTCGAAGCGGGTGACACCAGGATCGCGAGATTCGAAGGTGACCCCTATGCCGGGCTCTCGCCCACGGGTCACGTCGACGACGTCGGCGACGTGGTCGTTCTCGCGCCGGTCGAGCGGCCCAGGATCTTCGGATTCGCCTACAACTACACCTCGCACATCGACGAGACGGAGCGTGAGGTTCCGGAAGTTCCCGTGTGTTTCATGAAGCCGAGTACGGCGGTCGTCGGGCCGGGCGACGCCATCGTCTATCCGGCGGATGGTGAACTGATCCATTTCGAGGGCGAGTTGGTCGTCGTCATCGGAAAGGAGGCACGCCATGTGAAGCCTGCCGAGGCGCATGAATACATCCTCGGCTATACGTGTGGCAATGACGTCAGCGATCGCATAATCCAGCGCAAGGAAAGCGCATTCGGAACGTTGATGATCGGGAAGGGCCAGGACACCTTCGCGCCGCTCGGTCCGGTGATCGCCACCGGGCTCGACCCCTCGGAACTGTCCCTGACGACCCGGGTGAACGGCACCGTGACGCAGTCGGCGAGCACGGCCGACCTGCTGCTCGCGGTGCCCGACATCGTCAGCTACCTCAGCCGCTACCTGACCCTGCTGCCCGGAGACGTGATCATGACCGGCACGCCGTCCGGCGTCGGGCCGATCCGTCCCGGGGACGAGGTCGAGGTCGAGATCGAGGGCATCGGTGTCCTGCGCAACGCGGTCGTGGCCGAGAGCCGCTGA
- a CDS encoding MFS transporter, protein MIAIGFLLIVLSYTVNAMDRQVFPPLLPDIRADYGFSLEQGGLLATNFTLGMALAGLPAGYLLDRFRRKTVLLASIVIYSLGTMATPLATGLADMTVYRVVSGFGEGMQSAAIFAAMGAFFAHRRGLAFGVIGAGYSIGVFIAPLIGVRLMNLHGTWHSPFYLFGTAGLLIAAASLFFVKAALTERSVEETVSTRSYEYMPVSAYNRNSIALAVHSVVSGVAIYGFLGLYPTYLITSLHYTTEQAALAMSLLGFGGMTAVLGGWLGDRINQRNLLIVSMLAVSAIALCIYETQAGIGMQCVFAFLMGAFGLGFIYPNTNSAMQRAVRPEQIGRASGLFVTSYYGTAAFSGLLFAALVDSFGWSRAGLLQVTVLPLVGVAALAFVRPSRFNNVVR, encoded by the coding sequence ATGATCGCGATCGGCTTCCTGCTGATCGTCCTCTCCTACACGGTCAACGCGATGGACCGCCAGGTCTTTCCCCCGCTGCTGCCCGACATCCGTGCGGACTACGGCTTCTCGCTGGAGCAGGGCGGGCTTCTGGCGACGAACTTCACCCTCGGTATGGCCCTGGCCGGACTGCCCGCCGGCTATCTCCTGGACCGCTTCCGGCGCAAGACCGTGCTGCTGGCGAGCATCGTGATCTACTCCCTGGGCACGATGGCCACGCCGCTGGCGACCGGTCTTGCCGACATGACGGTGTACCGCGTCGTCTCGGGCTTCGGCGAGGGCATGCAGTCCGCGGCCATCTTCGCCGCGATGGGCGCCTTCTTCGCCCACCGGCGAGGCCTCGCCTTCGGTGTCATCGGCGCGGGCTACTCGATCGGCGTCTTCATCGCCCCGCTCATCGGCGTACGGCTCATGAACCTGCACGGCACCTGGCACTCGCCCTTCTACCTCTTCGGCACGGCCGGGCTGCTGATCGCCGCCGCATCCCTGTTCTTCGTGAAGGCCGCGCTGACCGAGCGCTCCGTCGAAGAGACCGTCTCGACCAGGTCGTACGAGTACATGCCGGTCTCCGCCTACAACCGCAACAGCATCGCGCTGGCAGTCCACTCTGTCGTCAGCGGGGTGGCCATCTACGGGTTCCTGGGCCTTTACCCGACGTATCTCATCACCTCGCTGCACTACACGACCGAGCAGGCGGCGCTGGCGATGAGCCTGCTCGGCTTCGGAGGCATGACGGCCGTCCTGGGTGGCTGGCTCGGCGACCGGATCAACCAGCGCAACCTGCTGATCGTGAGCATGCTCGCCGTCTCGGCCATCGCCCTGTGCATCTACGAGACCCAGGCCGGCATCGGCATGCAGTGCGTGTTCGCCTTCCTCATGGGCGCCTTCGGGCTGGGCTTCATCTACCCGAACACCAACAGTGCGATGCAGCGGGCCGTCCGCCCGGAGCAGATCGGACGCGCGTCCGGCCTCTTCGTCACCAGTTACTACGGAACGGCGGCTTTCTCGGGCCTGCTCTTCGCCGCACTGGTGGACTCCTTCGGCTGGAGCCGGGCCGGGTTGCTGCAGGTGACGGTGCTGCCGCTGGTGGGCGTCGCCGCCCTGGCCTTCGTGCGGCCCTCGCGGTTCAACAACGTGGTCCGCTAG
- a CDS encoding C-terminal binding protein — protein sequence MKPPSRPGTVLLTDHAWPDDSVERAVIEEAGHTLVTGPAEPASAEAIEDLVTEHRPAGILTCWAPVSAAAIEASPALGIVARLGVGLDNIAVDTATERGVWVTNVPDYCVEEVSDHAVGMVLAWTRGLTAFDRAVRAGRWNPASARLRRLSTLTCGIVGYGRIGRATAHKLGAFGCRILAHDPHAPKGAAGVEMADLEELLRRSDVVILHVPLTPGTYHIIGTEQLALMKPGGLLVNVSRGGLVDTGAVVKALDCGQLDGAAFDVLESEPHVPAELLNQPGALLTPHVAFSSDASVTELRRRAAEEVVRILAGEAPAHACNHPRGLRTGSGERR from the coding sequence ATGAAACCACCGAGCCGCCCTGGCACCGTGCTGCTCACCGACCACGCCTGGCCCGACGACTCCGTCGAGCGAGCGGTCATCGAGGAGGCGGGCCACACCCTCGTCACCGGTCCCGCGGAGCCCGCCTCCGCCGAGGCGATCGAGGATCTGGTCACCGAGCACCGGCCCGCTGGGATCCTCACCTGCTGGGCACCCGTCTCCGCCGCCGCCATCGAGGCCTCTCCCGCGTTGGGGATCGTGGCCAGACTCGGCGTCGGCCTCGACAACATCGCCGTGGACACCGCCACCGAGCGGGGTGTGTGGGTCACCAACGTCCCGGACTACTGCGTCGAGGAGGTCTCCGACCATGCCGTCGGTATGGTGCTGGCCTGGACCCGCGGACTGACGGCGTTCGACCGGGCCGTCAGGGCCGGCCGCTGGAACCCCGCGAGCGCCAGACTGCGCCGACTGTCCACCCTGACCTGCGGCATCGTCGGATACGGGCGCATCGGACGGGCCACCGCACACAAGCTCGGCGCATTCGGCTGCCGGATCCTGGCTCACGACCCGCATGCGCCGAAAGGCGCGGCCGGAGTGGAGATGGCGGACCTGGAGGAGCTGCTGCGCCGCAGCGATGTGGTGATCCTCCACGTGCCGCTCACGCCCGGTACGTACCACATCATCGGCACCGAACAGCTGGCCCTGATGAAGCCGGGCGGCCTGCTGGTCAACGTCAGCCGAGGAGGCCTGGTGGACACCGGCGCGGTCGTCAAGGCGCTGGACTGCGGGCAGCTGGACGGGGCCGCCTTCGACGTCCTGGAGAGCGAACCACACGTCCCCGCCGAACTCCTGAACCAGCCGGGCGCTTTGCTCACCCCGCACGTGGCCTTCTCCTCCGACGCCTCGGTCACGGAATTGCGCCGACGTGCGGCCGAGGAAGTCGTGCGCATCCTCGCGGGCGAGGCGCCGGCCCACGCGTGCAACCACCCCCGCGGTCTGCGCACAGGGTCAGGGGAACGGCGATGA